In a genomic window of Corynebacterium lizhenjunii:
- a CDS encoding single-stranded DNA-binding protein — protein MSQLPVTLTGHLATDPHLTRVKNGNYKLSMRLASSRRYTTNDEHQGLQWHDADQLFVDVEAWGKLAENVRRSLKKGLPVIVVGSLNTASWNEGDNRRSRPYIRATHIGPDLNRFLVGTLKVDHNHVPDGVDMPDPMATIVDRDLTAKSADASDRSADASATAAATSAAATGTGTQGLGEGASADSGAPGTQPPDAGHLDKALVGAGQANPPF, from the coding sequence ATGTCTCAACTACCTGTGACGCTGACCGGCCACCTAGCTACTGACCCGCACCTGACTCGCGTGAAGAATGGCAACTACAAACTCTCCATGCGCCTGGCGTCTTCGCGCCGCTATACCACTAATGACGAGCATCAGGGTTTGCAGTGGCATGATGCCGATCAGCTTTTTGTTGATGTCGAGGCCTGGGGCAAGCTGGCGGAAAATGTGCGCCGCTCCCTCAAGAAGGGCCTGCCGGTTATTGTGGTGGGCTCGCTCAATACGGCGTCCTGGAATGAGGGCGACAATCGGCGCTCGCGGCCCTATATCCGCGCTACTCACATTGGCCCCGACCTCAACCGCTTCCTGGTGGGCACCCTGAAGGTGGACCATAATCACGTCCCCGACGGGGTGGACATGCCAGATCCCATGGCTACCATTGTGGACCGCGACTTAACTGCCAAGTCTGCCGATGCCTCTGATCGCTCCGCCGATGCCTCCGCTACCGCCGCTGCCACCTCCGCCGCTGCTACCGGCACTGGGACGCAGGGGCTGGGGGAGGGGGCATCGGCAGACTCGGGGGCGCCTGGCACCCAGCCGCCAGACGCAGGCCACTTAGACAAGGCACTGGTGGGCGCGGGGCAAGCGAACCCGCCGTTCTAA
- the cmrA gene encoding mycolate reductase (Catalyzes the final step in mycolic acid biosynthesis.), whose translation MAKSSKLPAPTRDSYALITGASQGIGAAMAKELARRGYNTILVARRQEVLEGLAGQLQELGTASEVLAADLAQPEEVDRVIEYMGQREISIVVNSAGIASFGKFMDQDWDYETKQFQLNGTAVHRLTRAALEQMLPRRRGAICNVGSAAGNVSIPNNATYVFTKAGVNAFTEALHYELKGSGVTCTLLAPGPVREAEIPEAEQSIVDKVVPDFLWTTYESCAEETLAAMARNQRRVVPGPLSKALNAIGAVLPTPVVAPLIGRFYAKMA comes from the coding sequence ATGGCAAAATCCAGCAAACTACCCGCCCCCACGCGAGACTCCTATGCGCTGATTACCGGAGCTTCCCAGGGAATCGGCGCCGCAATGGCTAAGGAACTTGCCCGCCGCGGCTACAACACCATTCTGGTGGCCCGGCGCCAGGAAGTCCTCGAGGGCCTGGCGGGACAGCTGCAGGAGTTGGGGACGGCATCGGAAGTCTTGGCAGCAGACCTTGCCCAGCCGGAGGAGGTTGACCGGGTAATCGAGTATATGGGCCAGCGGGAGATTTCCATAGTGGTCAACTCCGCGGGCATTGCCAGCTTTGGCAAGTTTATGGACCAGGACTGGGACTATGAGACCAAGCAGTTCCAGCTCAACGGGACGGCTGTGCACCGGTTGACCCGCGCGGCATTGGAGCAAATGTTGCCGCGACGCCGCGGGGCGATTTGCAACGTCGGTTCCGCTGCGGGCAATGTGTCCATCCCCAACAACGCCACCTATGTCTTTACTAAGGCCGGAGTGAACGCGTTCACAGAGGCGCTACACTACGAGCTCAAAGGCAGCGGCGTGACCTGCACTTTGTTGGCCCCAGGCCCTGTGCGAGAGGCGGAGATCCCGGAAGCCGAGCAGTCCATCGTGGACAAGGTGGTCCCGGACTTTCTGTGGACCACATACGAGTCCTGCGCGGAGGAGACCCTGGCGGCAATGGCGCGCAATCAGCGCCGCGTGGTGCCCGGCCCGCTGTCGAAGGCGCTCAATGCCATAGGCGCGGTGTTGCCCACTCCGGTGGTGGCGCCGTTGATTGGCCGTTTCTACGCAAAGATGGCATAA
- a CDS encoding mechanosensitive ion channel family protein, with translation MSISDTIFLASTSPAGGTAGTAADAAADAADAVTQWWQDPTTREWLLEKPVAISIVLIIAMVGHWAAVHVINRLAKQAQESRTARKSGPLPALPLGLGKPLGRKKAARRETQSQQLEALDKAHENRRVSRIKTLAGVARSAVAIFIWVWAGVTILAQLGVNVAPLIASAGIVGVALGFGAQSLVKDFLSGIFMLLEDQYGIGDTIDLGNGIFGDVEDITLRITTVRDIDGALWYVRNGEILQVANHTDEYSIARVEIPVSLSANAHQAHKVIERAAQTGCEHADVTEMVLDAPEMLGMTKFDVDSVIYRVQARTLPGSQWAVQRFLQEHIWQAMHDEGIPTPYPFGKGVAPHDGL, from the coding sequence ATGAGTATCTCTGACACTATTTTCCTTGCCAGTACCTCTCCCGCTGGCGGTACGGCCGGTACTGCCGCCGATGCCGCTGCCGATGCCGCCGATGCCGTCACCCAATGGTGGCAGGACCCCACAACCCGTGAGTGGCTGCTGGAAAAGCCGGTGGCCATCTCCATCGTGTTGATTATCGCCATGGTGGGACACTGGGCTGCGGTACATGTGATTAACCGGCTGGCCAAGCAAGCCCAAGAGTCTCGCACTGCGCGTAAGTCTGGACCGCTGCCCGCTTTACCGCTTGGCCTGGGCAAGCCGCTGGGGCGCAAGAAGGCGGCTCGCCGGGAGACCCAATCGCAGCAATTGGAGGCCCTGGATAAGGCCCATGAAAACCGTCGGGTCTCTCGCATCAAGACTCTGGCCGGGGTGGCGCGTTCCGCCGTGGCCATCTTCATCTGGGTCTGGGCCGGGGTGACCATCCTGGCCCAGCTAGGAGTCAACGTCGCGCCGCTAATTGCCTCTGCCGGTATTGTGGGCGTGGCCTTGGGCTTTGGCGCACAGTCCCTGGTCAAAGACTTTCTGTCTGGCATCTTTATGCTGCTGGAGGACCAGTACGGCATTGGCGACACGATTGATTTGGGCAACGGCATCTTCGGCGACGTCGAGGATATTACCCTGCGCATTACTACCGTCCGCGACATTGATGGCGCCCTGTGGTACGTGCGCAACGGCGAGATCCTCCAGGTCGCCAACCACACCGATGAGTACTCGATTGCCCGCGTGGAGATCCCCGTGAGCTTGTCTGCAAATGCCCACCAGGCGCACAAGGTCATCGAGCGCGCGGCCCAGACTGGCTGCGAGCATGCCGATGTCACCGAAATGGTGCTCGACGCTCCCGAAATGCTGGGCATGACCAAATTCGATGTCGATTCCGTGATCTACCGCGTCCAGGCCCGCACCCTGCCGGGTTCCCAGTGGGCGGTGCAGCGCTTCCTCCAAGAGCACATCTGGCAGGCTATGCATGATGAGGGCATCCCCACCCCCTACCCGTTTGGAAAAGGAGTAGCACCCCATGACGGTCTATGA
- the ettA gene encoding energy-dependent translational throttle protein EttA, producing the protein MGEFIYTMKNVRKAIGDKVILDNVTMAFYPGAKIGVVGPNGAGKSSILKIMAGIDQPSNGEAFIDPGKTVGILLQEPPLNEDKTVRGNVEEGLGDIFEKKQRFEAIAEEMATNYTDELMEEMGKLQEELDAADAWEVDSKIEQAMDALRCPPSDEAVTNLSGGERRRVALAKLLLSEPDLLLLDEPTNHLDAESVNWLEKHLESYPGAVLAVTHDRYFLDHVAGWICEVDRGKLYPYEGNYSTYLEKKSERLEIAGQKDKKLQRRLKEELAWVRSGAKARQAKNKARLQRYEEMAAEAEQYKKLDFEEIQIPTPPRLGNKVVEVNNLVKGFDGRVLIKDLSFTLPRNGIVGVIGPNGVGKSTLFKTIVGLEQPDDGSVEIGETVKLSYVDQGRENIDPEATVWEVVSDGLDYIHVGQNEMPSRAYLSAFGFKGADQQKPSKVLSGGERNRLNLALTLKEGGNLILLDEPTNDLDVETLGSLENALEKFPGCAVVISHDRWFLDRTCTHILAWEGNVEEGKWFWFEGNFGDYEKNKVERLGEEAARPSRVTHRKLTR; encoded by the coding sequence ATGGGCGAGTTCATCTACACGATGAAGAATGTGCGCAAGGCTATTGGTGACAAGGTCATTTTGGACAACGTCACCATGGCCTTCTACCCGGGCGCCAAGATTGGCGTGGTGGGCCCAAATGGTGCCGGTAAGTCGTCGATCCTCAAGATCATGGCCGGCATTGACCAACCTTCTAACGGCGAGGCTTTTATCGATCCGGGCAAGACGGTAGGCATTTTGCTGCAGGAGCCGCCGCTGAATGAGGACAAGACGGTGCGCGGCAACGTTGAAGAAGGCCTGGGGGACATCTTCGAAAAGAAGCAGCGCTTCGAGGCCATCGCAGAAGAGATGGCTACCAATTACACCGATGAGCTCATGGAAGAGATGGGCAAGCTCCAAGAGGAGCTCGACGCAGCGGATGCCTGGGAGGTTGACTCCAAGATCGAGCAGGCCATGGATGCCCTACGCTGCCCGCCGTCAGATGAGGCAGTGACCAACCTCTCTGGTGGTGAGCGCCGCCGCGTCGCACTGGCTAAGTTGCTGTTGTCGGAGCCGGACCTGCTGTTGCTAGACGAGCCCACCAACCACCTGGACGCGGAGTCGGTGAACTGGCTAGAAAAGCACCTGGAGTCCTACCCCGGTGCAGTGCTGGCCGTTACACACGACCGTTACTTCCTGGACCACGTTGCGGGTTGGATTTGTGAGGTCGACCGCGGCAAGCTCTACCCCTACGAGGGTAACTACTCCACCTACCTGGAGAAGAAGTCTGAACGCCTGGAAATTGCCGGCCAGAAGGACAAAAAGCTGCAGCGCCGCCTGAAAGAAGAGTTGGCGTGGGTGCGCTCCGGGGCGAAGGCCCGTCAGGCGAAGAACAAGGCTCGTCTGCAGCGCTATGAGGAAATGGCGGCAGAAGCCGAGCAGTACAAGAAGCTCGACTTTGAAGAAATCCAGATTCCTACCCCGCCGCGCCTGGGCAACAAGGTAGTAGAGGTAAACAACCTGGTCAAGGGCTTTGATGGTCGCGTGCTAATTAAGGACTTGTCCTTTACCCTGCCGCGCAACGGCATTGTGGGCGTGATTGGCCCTAATGGTGTGGGTAAGTCCACGCTCTTTAAGACCATCGTGGGCCTGGAGCAGCCGGATGATGGCAGCGTGGAAATTGGAGAGACCGTCAAGCTGTCCTACGTGGACCAGGGTCGCGAAAACATCGACCCGGAGGCCACCGTGTGGGAAGTCGTCTCCGATGGCCTGGACTACATCCATGTGGGTCAAAATGAAATGCCTTCGCGCGCCTACCTGTCTGCCTTTGGTTTTAAGGGCGCTGACCAGCAAAAGCCGTCCAAGGTGCTCTCCGGTGGTGAGCGTAACCGCCTGAACCTGGCCCTGACGCTGAAAGAGGGCGGCAACCTGATCCTCCTGGATGAGCCCACTAACGACCTGGACGTGGAAACCTTGGGTTCGTTGGAGAACGCGCTGGAGAAGTTCCCGGGCTGCGCCGTGGTCATTTCCCACGACCGCTGGTTCCTGGACCGTACTTGTACACACATCTTGGCCTGGGAAGGCAACGTTGAAGAGGGCAAGTGGTTCTGGTTCGAGGGCAACTTCGGTGATTATGAGAAGAACAAGGTGGAGCGTTTGGGTGAGGAAGCTGCGCGTCCCTCGCGTGTGACGCACCGCAAGCTGACTCGCTAA
- a CDS encoding ABC transporter ATP-binding protein, which translates to MISVENVRHSYGKGGRTVEALKGVSTSFGAGTTALLGPNGSGKSTLMNIIGTTIVPTEGRLFLNGVLVGRSSLEEYRSQLGVVPQHIDLPKRMRVCDVLSYLCWVHGVPKASAASVIDSVLERLELADKRGSRVGDLSGGQLRRVGFACAMVHQPSVLLLDEPTVGLDPEVRLEIRHLIARLATNATVVLSTHLLEDVSFLNPAVVMINAGEKVFEGSFEQFVAALPAGGDVRESSVEQAYQQMLRGGAASHQGPLAGESWSEQR; encoded by the coding sequence GTGATTTCTGTTGAAAATGTGCGCCATAGTTATGGCAAAGGCGGCCGGACTGTGGAGGCATTGAAGGGGGTTTCCACTTCTTTCGGTGCTGGAACGACAGCATTATTGGGGCCCAACGGTTCGGGCAAGTCGACGCTGATGAACATAATCGGCACTACCATTGTGCCAACTGAGGGGCGCCTGTTTCTTAATGGTGTCCTTGTGGGACGGAGTAGTCTTGAAGAGTATCGGTCCCAATTGGGGGTGGTTCCGCAGCATATTGATCTGCCGAAGCGAATGCGCGTGTGTGACGTGTTGAGCTACTTGTGTTGGGTGCACGGGGTTCCGAAGGCTTCGGCTGCTTCTGTGATTGATTCTGTGCTCGAGCGGTTGGAGTTGGCGGACAAGCGTGGTTCGCGGGTGGGGGACTTGTCTGGCGGGCAGTTGCGGCGTGTGGGGTTTGCGTGCGCGATGGTCCACCAACCGTCAGTGTTGTTGTTGGATGAGCCTACGGTGGGTCTAGATCCAGAGGTGAGGCTAGAAATACGGCATTTGATTGCGCGGCTGGCTACTAACGCGACGGTGGTGTTGAGTACGCATTTACTGGAGGATGTGAGCTTTTTGAATCCTGCCGTGGTGATGATCAATGCCGGTGAAAAGGTCTTCGAAGGCTCGTTTGAGCAGTTTGTAGCTGCGCTTCCTGCTGGAGGCGATGTGCGTGAGTCCTCGGTGGAGCAGGCTTACCAGCAAATGCTGCGTGGAGGTGCTGCTTCTCATCAGGGGCCGCTCGCTGGAGAATCTTGGAGTGAGCAACGATGA
- the ald gene encoding alanine dehydrogenase — protein sequence MRIGVPAEIMNNENRVGLTPAAVATLVADGHEVLVEQGAGAGAAFPDAEYAEAGAQLVSAEEAWGAQMVIKVKEPQASEYGYLREDLLLFTYLHLAADEELTRALLESGTQSVAYETVTDSRGTLPLLTPMSQVAGRLAVLEGSHHLLSRQGGRGVLLSGVPGTRPARVVVIGGGQVGASAVAMAHGLRAEVTVLDLDAHVLQRFDDTYHGQVRTVVSSPAALAAELADADLVIGAVLVPGAAAPKLVTSAMVESMKPGAVLVDVAIDQGGCFEDSRKTSHDDPTFKVGETLFYCVANMPGAVANTSTRALGAATLPYVRALAAEGFDGAVERFPGLEPGLMTQGGKLRSQPVAEALGIDLG from the coding sequence ATGCGCATTGGCGTACCTGCAGAGATTATGAATAACGAAAACCGGGTGGGGCTTACCCCGGCCGCGGTGGCCACGTTGGTCGCCGATGGCCATGAGGTCCTGGTGGAGCAGGGCGCCGGTGCTGGCGCCGCTTTCCCGGACGCGGAGTACGCAGAGGCAGGGGCGCAGTTGGTCAGTGCGGAGGAAGCCTGGGGTGCCCAGATGGTGATCAAGGTCAAGGAGCCCCAGGCCAGCGAGTACGGCTACCTGCGCGAGGATTTGCTGCTGTTTACCTACCTGCACTTGGCGGCGGATGAGGAGCTTACCCGCGCACTGTTGGAGTCCGGTACCCAGTCGGTGGCTTATGAGACGGTCACAGACAGTCGCGGCACGCTGCCGTTGCTCACTCCAATGTCTCAGGTGGCTGGCCGTCTGGCCGTGCTGGAGGGCAGCCACCATTTGCTTTCTCGCCAGGGCGGGCGCGGCGTGCTGCTGTCTGGTGTGCCGGGCACGCGGCCTGCGCGCGTGGTGGTCATCGGCGGTGGGCAGGTGGGGGCATCGGCAGTGGCTATGGCCCACGGCCTGCGCGCGGAGGTCACCGTGCTGGACCTGGATGCCCACGTGCTGCAGCGCTTTGATGACACCTACCACGGGCAGGTCCGCACCGTGGTGTCTTCCCCTGCCGCTCTTGCTGCAGAGCTTGCCGATGCCGACTTGGTCATCGGCGCAGTCCTCGTCCCGGGTGCTGCCGCGCCTAAGCTGGTCACCTCAGCGATGGTTGAATCTATGAAGCCGGGTGCTGTGCTGGTGGATGTTGCCATTGACCAGGGTGGTTGCTTTGAGGATTCGCGCAAGACGAGCCATGATGATCCCACTTTCAAGGTGGGTGAGACCCTGTTTTATTGCGTGGCCAACATGCCGGGTGCGGTGGCAAATACGTCCACGCGGGCCCTGGGTGCGGCCACGCTGCCTTATGTGCGTGCCCTGGCGGCGGAGGGATTCGACGGTGCCGTCGAGCGTTTCCCGGGCCTGGAGCCAGGCCTGATGACGCAGGGCGGCAAGCTGCGCTCGCAGCCAGTGGCAGAGGCCCTTGGCATCGATCTCGGCTAG
- a CDS encoding PspC domain-containing protein, translated as MAKRIYRSRTDSHLGGVCGGIAEFLDVDSTIVRLIFVLATLLGFSGLLAYLIAWIIIPAAPGY; from the coding sequence ATGGCCAAGCGCATTTACCGTTCCCGTACAGATTCCCACTTGGGCGGAGTGTGTGGAGGGATTGCGGAATTCCTCGACGTTGACTCCACCATTGTCCGGCTGATTTTCGTCCTTGCAACCTTGTTGGGATTCTCCGGTCTCCTGGCTTACCTCATCGCCTGGATCATTATTCCTGCGGCGCCGGGGTACTAA
- a CDS encoding cytochrome c oxidase assembly protein: MSRLLLPAESADAPSPSTRARGSRSFYLLAAVVAGVVAGGISAFFLADSLAVLGIPDPGRLTTFGLPFIRAVAWVLMAVAVGAFLSAAFLIHPAVGDNEELYRARLSVDGHIAARTGGWASLGVVVASLLQVPLVMSDLTGTPLLQVLNAQMFSLAFNQIATAQVWFVTALLAAVVAVGGLVSQRWAAQPPLLVLAVLMVVPLGMEGHSASGGDHDLGTNSYLWHLVAMMLWVGGLMALVAHSRRRGPDPETMVRRYSGLALFCVIAMALSGVVNAGIRVEFGRLLETKYGWIIVAKVVLTVVLALVGLAHRRLTIPQLSARPELFRRVAVVEVVIMAATIGVAGTMGRTPPPPPRDPNLNAMQIQLGYELHQAPTFWNVWTMFRFDVLFGTLGLLLAAWYVWALIRVQRRGLSWPWQRTAWWMGGALGLTVVMSNGIGMYIPALYSMHMLGHMVLSMVIPLFLVLGAPLTLVMEAWEPASAGKPGAHEWAVALTKSRALRVVTHPAVNLLQFLFFFYVVYMSFSLYQFAISEHAGHVIMNAVFLVSGYIYFWEVIGPDPLPHRAPTNVRTFILFISMPIHLYAGVYLMQLGQILGEEFYMSLNLPWEPDLRQDQRVGGGIAWGFGQFPLVIVFGKLFVEWLRDDLFEARRHDAKADLDGDADLQEYNAMLAALEKDGNTQHYRQL, encoded by the coding sequence ATGTCCCGCTTGCTGCTGCCTGCCGAATCTGCCGATGCCCCCTCCCCTTCCACTCGTGCCCGGGGTTCCCGGTCCTTCTACCTGCTGGCGGCGGTGGTTGCTGGCGTGGTGGCCGGTGGTATTTCGGCGTTCTTCTTGGCGGACTCCCTGGCGGTGCTGGGTATTCCGGACCCGGGACGGCTGACAACGTTTGGGCTGCCGTTTATTCGCGCGGTGGCGTGGGTGCTGATGGCGGTTGCAGTCGGCGCATTTTTGTCCGCGGCGTTTTTGATCCATCCAGCAGTGGGGGATAACGAGGAACTCTACCGGGCCCGGTTGAGTGTGGATGGGCACATTGCGGCGCGCACCGGCGGCTGGGCCAGCCTGGGCGTGGTGGTAGCCAGTCTGTTGCAGGTTCCTTTGGTGATGTCGGACTTAACGGGCACGCCGTTGCTGCAGGTGCTCAACGCCCAGATGTTTTCCCTGGCGTTTAACCAGATTGCGACGGCCCAGGTGTGGTTTGTAACTGCGCTGCTGGCTGCCGTGGTGGCAGTGGGCGGGCTGGTGTCACAGCGCTGGGCAGCACAGCCGCCGCTGTTGGTGCTGGCTGTGCTGATGGTGGTGCCGTTGGGAATGGAGGGCCACTCTGCTAGCGGCGGTGACCATGACTTGGGTACTAACTCTTATTTGTGGCACTTGGTGGCCATGATGCTGTGGGTGGGAGGGCTCATGGCCTTGGTGGCCCATAGCCGCCGCCGCGGCCCGGACCCGGAAACCATGGTGCGGCGCTATTCGGGGCTGGCACTGTTTTGCGTGATTGCCATGGCCCTGTCGGGTGTGGTCAATGCCGGGATCCGAGTGGAATTTGGGCGCCTGTTGGAGACGAAGTACGGCTGGATCATCGTGGCGAAGGTAGTGCTCACGGTTGTGTTGGCCCTGGTGGGGTTAGCCCACCGCAGGTTGACCATTCCGCAGCTGAGCGCGCGCCCGGAGCTATTTCGCCGCGTGGCTGTGGTGGAGGTGGTGATTATGGCTGCCACCATCGGTGTGGCTGGCACCATGGGGCGCACCCCGCCACCGCCGCCGCGGGATCCGAACTTGAACGCCATGCAGATTCAGCTCGGCTATGAGCTGCATCAGGCGCCTACATTCTGGAATGTGTGGACCATGTTCCGCTTTGACGTGCTCTTTGGCACGCTCGGTTTGTTGTTGGCGGCGTGGTACGTCTGGGCGTTGATCCGCGTGCAACGCCGGGGTTTGAGTTGGCCGTGGCAGCGCACCGCCTGGTGGATGGGCGGCGCGCTGGGGCTAACGGTGGTAATGAGCAACGGAATCGGCATGTACATCCCGGCCCTGTATTCCATGCACATGCTGGGGCACATGGTGTTGTCCATGGTTATTCCGCTCTTCTTGGTCCTGGGCGCACCGCTGACGTTGGTGATGGAAGCCTGGGAGCCAGCCTCTGCGGGCAAGCCGGGGGCACATGAGTGGGCGGTGGCGCTGACTAAGTCCCGTGCCTTGCGGGTTGTTACTCACCCGGCGGTGAACTTGCTGCAGTTCCTGTTCTTCTTTTACGTGGTCTACATGTCCTTTAGCCTCTACCAGTTTGCGATTTCTGAACACGCGGGGCACGTGATTATGAACGCGGTCTTCTTGGTCTCTGGCTACATCTATTTCTGGGAAGTCATTGGCCCGGACCCGCTGCCGCACCGTGCGCCCACGAACGTGCGCACGTTTATCCTGTTCATCTCCATGCCCATTCATCTATATGCGGGGGTGTATCTGATGCAGCTGGGCCAGATTTTGGGCGAGGAGTTCTACATGTCGTTGAACCTGCCGTGGGAGCCGGATCTGCGCCAGGACCAGCGCGTGGGAGGCGGCATAGCCTGGGGCTTTGGGCAGTTCCCGCTGGTGATTGTCTTTGGCAAGCTCTTTGTGGAGTGGCTGCGTGATGATCTTTTTGAGGCCCGCCGCCACGACGCCAAAGCCGATCTCGATGGTGACGCTGACCTGCAGGAATACAACGCCATGCTGGCCGCCTTAGAAAAAGACGGCAACACACAGCACTATCGGCAGCTGTAG
- a CDS encoding acyl-CoA thioesterase has translation MSEHHKHRVAVRWSDFDRYGHMMNANYVEIAQEARLSFAQAHIFPSIPTFAAFVRHLELDYKNPIAPQGLAAVEVETWVTRVGNSSFTTRQNIRVPDGPVACEVECVQVAVDMNSGLPRPLTQEERDIISSTPSEILANSAE, from the coding sequence GTGTCGGAACACCACAAGCACCGCGTGGCCGTTCGCTGGTCTGATTTTGACCGCTACGGTCACATGATGAACGCCAACTATGTGGAGATTGCACAGGAAGCACGCCTGTCTTTTGCGCAGGCGCATATCTTCCCGTCTATCCCTACGTTCGCCGCGTTTGTTCGCCACCTGGAGCTGGATTATAAAAATCCCATTGCCCCGCAGGGGTTGGCGGCGGTAGAGGTGGAGACGTGGGTGACCCGCGTGGGTAATTCTTCGTTTACTACCCGCCAAAACATCCGCGTGCCCGATGGCCCGGTGGCGTGTGAGGTTGAGTGCGTGCAGGTGGCGGTGGATATGAACTCCGGGCTGCCGCGCCCGTTGACGCAGGAGGAGCGCGACATTATTTCCAGTACTCCTTCTGAGATTCTCGCTAATTCTGCTGAGTAA
- a CDS encoding globin, whose protein sequence is MTVYEDIGGEATFDRLVAGFYAQVTEDDILGPMYPADDLAGAQERLKWFLIQFWGGPTDYQERRGHPRLRMRHAHYHVDPAAAQRWLDLMNNSLEQIEEETIPPAYRHLLVDHFERVAAMLVNQSAPPAGGDYTPR, encoded by the coding sequence ATGACGGTCTATGAGGACATTGGCGGTGAAGCCACCTTCGACCGCCTGGTGGCCGGTTTCTACGCGCAGGTCACCGAAGACGACATCCTGGGCCCCATGTACCCCGCCGATGACCTCGCCGGAGCACAGGAGCGCCTGAAGTGGTTCCTGATCCAATTCTGGGGTGGGCCCACCGATTACCAGGAGCGTCGCGGCCACCCACGGCTGCGCATGCGCCACGCCCACTACCACGTGGACCCGGCAGCCGCGCAGCGCTGGCTGGACCTGATGAACAACTCCTTGGAACAGATTGAGGAAGAGACCATCCCACCGGCGTACCGCCACTTGTTGGTGGACCATTTTGAGCGCGTGGCCGCCATGCTGGTCAACCAGTCCGCCCCACCCGCTGGCGGGGACTACACCCCGCGCTAG
- the orn gene encoding oligoribonuclease, with amino-acid sequence MSSDIAAKHDRLVWIDLEMTGLDPARHVIVEVAAVVTDADLNILGEGIDLVVHATEEQLAAMDDFVTQMHGSSGLTEEIRAASTSIEQAEEAVLALIAQHCDPEHPAPLAGNSIATDRSFIRAYMPRLDAALHYRMVDVSTIKELSRRWFPRAYFQQPDKGMSHRALADIVESIRELDYYRRSVFAPAPGPDTEQAAAAKEAATAAYQAFL; translated from the coding sequence ATGAGTTCTGACATTGCCGCTAAGCATGACCGTCTGGTGTGGATTGACCTGGAGATGACCGGCCTGGACCCCGCGCGCCACGTGATTGTGGAGGTGGCCGCCGTGGTCACGGACGCTGACCTGAACATTCTGGGCGAGGGCATTGATCTGGTGGTGCACGCCACGGAGGAACAGCTGGCGGCGATGGATGACTTTGTCACGCAGATGCACGGCAGCAGCGGCCTGACGGAGGAGATTCGCGCCGCCAGCACCAGCATTGAGCAAGCCGAGGAAGCCGTGCTGGCACTGATTGCACAACACTGCGACCCGGAGCACCCCGCGCCGCTGGCGGGAAATTCCATCGCCACGGACCGCAGCTTTATCCGTGCCTACATGCCGCGGCTGGACGCCGCGCTGCACTACCGGATGGTGGATGTGTCTACGATTAAGGAGCTATCGCGCCGCTGGTTCCCCCGGGCCTATTTCCAGCAGCCGGACAAGGGGATGTCACACCGCGCGCTGGCGGACATTGTGGAGTCTATCCGGGAATTGGACTACTACCGCCGCAGCGTCTTTGCCCCTGCGCCCGGCCCAGATACCGAGCAAGCCGCCGCTGCCAAGGAAGCCGCGACCGCCGCCTACCAGGCGTTTTTGTAA